The proteins below come from a single Dendropsophus ebraccatus isolate aDenEbr1 chromosome 15, aDenEbr1.pat, whole genome shotgun sequence genomic window:
- the LOC138774550 gene encoding protein unc-93 homolog A-like isoform X4, with the protein MEDCRLYRYSILITSAILGIGGGPLWASKCTYLTVSGIRYAEQTGKEKMDVVNQYFGVFFLIYQTSGIWGNLISSLVLQQNPNKEIYENATYFHCGANNCPTPSTGPSNSTTSSPGIADNLRYTLMGIYTGCGVLAVLLIAILLEQIDLTDQKNEGEASFSIWKTFLGTIRQLKDIRQCLLIPLTMFSGFQQGFLSSDYTKAYVTCVLGIHFVGYVMICFGATNSICSMLFGKLSQYTGRIALFMFAAATSASCIAALLLWRPNPDQFGVFFIFPALWSMSDAICQTLLGALYGILFVDHKEAAFANYRVWESLGFVIAFAYSNLLCVSVKLYIVLSIMLLGMILYLVVECLEYRKPSGDDQNTTEITENTARELADETQTTCL; encoded by the exons GTATAGTATATTAATCACCTCAGCAATTCTAGGAATTGGAGGTGGGCCATTATGGGCATCAAAATGTACATATCTCACAGTAAGCGGAATTCGATATGCAGAGCAAACAGGAAAAGAGAAAATGGATGTTGTAAACCAGTACTTTGGAGTATTCTTCTTAATTTATCAGACATCAGGCATTTGGGGAAATCTAATTTCATCCCTTGTGCTTCAACAAAATCCCAATAAAG AAATATATGAAAATGCTACTTATTTCCATTGTGGGGCTAATAACTGTCCAACACCTTCGACTGGCCCAAGCAACTCTACAACATCATCCCCTGGTATAGCAGACAATCTACGTTACACACTAATGGGTATTTATACAG GGTGCGGAGTGCTTGCTGTCCTGCTTATTGCAATTCTATTAGAACAGATTGATTTAACAGATCAAAAGAATGAAGGAGAAGCAAGTTTTTCAATCTGGAAAACATTTCTTGGCACTATACGTCAACTTAAGGATATACGACAGTGTCTCCTTATACCCTTGACCATGTTCAGTGGCTTCCAGCAAGGATTCCTCTCCAGCGACTACACAAAG GCATATGTAACTTGCGTTCTGGGAATACATTTTGTAGGATATGTGATGATTTGCTTTGGAGCCACTAATTCCATTTGTTCTATGCTGTTTGGAAAACTATCCCAGTACACTGGACGGATTGCTCTTTTTATGTTTG CTGCGGCGACAAGTGCCTCATGTATAGCTGCTCTTTTGCTCTGGAGGCCAAATCCTGATCAGTTTGGAGTGTTTTTCATCTTTCCTGCTTTATGGAGCATGTCTGATGCTATCTGTCAGACTCTTCTAGGTG CTCTTTATGGAATTTTATTTGTGGATCACAAAGAAGCCGCTTTTGCCAATTACCGTGTCTGGGAATCTCTTGGTTTTGTCATTGCCTTCGCATACAGCAACCTTTTGTGCGTTTCGGTAAAGCTCTACATAGTGCTTTCCATCATGTTACTTGGGATGATTCTTTATTTAGTCGTTGAATGCTTGGAATACAGAAAACCCTCAGGGGACGACCAAAACACAACCGAGATAACAGAAAATACAGCCAGAGAATTAGCAGACGAAACACAAACAACATGTCTGTAA
- the LOC138774550 gene encoding protein unc-93 homolog A-like isoform X3: MCCYVSYSVGNFKPNWYSILITSAILGIGGGPLWASKCTYLTVSGIRYAEQTGKEKMDVVNQYFGVFFLIYQTSGIWGNLISSLVLQQNPNKEIYENATYFHCGANNCPTPSTGPSNSTTSSPGIADNLRYTLMGIYTGCGVLAVLLIAILLEQIDLTDQKNEGEASFSIWKTFLGTIRQLKDIRQCLLIPLTMFSGFQQGFLSSDYTKAYVTCVLGIHFVGYVMICFGATNSICSMLFGKLSQYTGRIALFMFAAATSASCIAALLLWRPNPDQFGVFFIFPALWSMSDAICQTLLGALYGILFVDHKEAAFANYRVWESLGFVIAFAYSNLLCVSVKLYIVLSIMLLGMILYLVVECLEYRKPSGDDQNTTEITENTARELADETQTTCL; the protein is encoded by the exons GTATAGTATATTAATCACCTCAGCAATTCTAGGAATTGGAGGTGGGCCATTATGGGCATCAAAATGTACATATCTCACAGTAAGCGGAATTCGATATGCAGAGCAAACAGGAAAAGAGAAAATGGATGTTGTAAACCAGTACTTTGGAGTATTCTTCTTAATTTATCAGACATCAGGCATTTGGGGAAATCTAATTTCATCCCTTGTGCTTCAACAAAATCCCAATAAAG AAATATATGAAAATGCTACTTATTTCCATTGTGGGGCTAATAACTGTCCAACACCTTCGACTGGCCCAAGCAACTCTACAACATCATCCCCTGGTATAGCAGACAATCTACGTTACACACTAATGGGTATTTATACAG GGTGCGGAGTGCTTGCTGTCCTGCTTATTGCAATTCTATTAGAACAGATTGATTTAACAGATCAAAAGAATGAAGGAGAAGCAAGTTTTTCAATCTGGAAAACATTTCTTGGCACTATACGTCAACTTAAGGATATACGACAGTGTCTCCTTATACCCTTGACCATGTTCAGTGGCTTCCAGCAAGGATTCCTCTCCAGCGACTACACAAAG GCATATGTAACTTGCGTTCTGGGAATACATTTTGTAGGATATGTGATGATTTGCTTTGGAGCCACTAATTCCATTTGTTCTATGCTGTTTGGAAAACTATCCCAGTACACTGGACGGATTGCTCTTTTTATGTTTG CTGCGGCGACAAGTGCCTCATGTATAGCTGCTCTTTTGCTCTGGAGGCCAAATCCTGATCAGTTTGGAGTGTTTTTCATCTTTCCTGCTTTATGGAGCATGTCTGATGCTATCTGTCAGACTCTTCTAGGTG CTCTTTATGGAATTTTATTTGTGGATCACAAAGAAGCCGCTTTTGCCAATTACCGTGTCTGGGAATCTCTTGGTTTTGTCATTGCCTTCGCATACAGCAACCTTTTGTGCGTTTCGGTAAAGCTCTACATAGTGCTTTCCATCATGTTACTTGGGATGATTCTTTATTTAGTCGTTGAATGCTTGGAATACAGAAAACCCTCAGGGGACGACCAAAACACAACCGAGATAACAGAAAATACAGCCAGAGAATTAGCAGACGAAACACAAACAACATGTCTGTAA